In a genomic window of Temperatibacter marinus:
- a CDS encoding HigA family addiction module antitoxin has translation MTVKAHPGAVLKEKFIASVGISVRSLSNRLNVEHETLQDFIAGKKSLNKALALKLAKCFETTPEYWVKLQIEHDRSKRKI, from the coding sequence ATGACTGTTAAGGCCCATCCAGGTGCAGTTTTAAAAGAGAAGTTTATTGCAAGCGTTGGCATTTCGGTGCGCTCGCTATCCAATAGGCTGAATGTTGAACACGAGACGCTTCAGGACTTTATTGCGGGTAAAAAATCTCTCAATAAAGCTCTTGCCTTAAAGCTTGCTAAATGTTTTGAAACGACCCCAGAATATTGGGTGAAACTTCAGATAGAGCACGACCGATCTAAGCGAAAAATATAA
- a CDS encoding competence/damage-inducible protein A, with protein sequence MSKKVTAALCVIGDEILSGRTQDKNIAYIATFLEEIGISLAEVRIVPDEFDEIIPAVNRLRAKYDYLFTTGGIGPTHDDITAEAIAKAFQVSLDQNEAAYAILSEHYGEDAFTDARKRMTRIPHGGLLIKNPVSLAPGFQMDNVFTLAGVPKIMQSMLEDVRHRLKGGRKIMTKDLTLKIGESSLFECLTDLNNRFESVSIGSYPFYGEGRFAVQVVMRSTIDSDLEKCFITLMNYVTEHSIPVLEQN encoded by the coding sequence ATGTCTAAAAAAGTGACCGCAGCTCTTTGTGTCATAGGGGATGAAATTCTCTCCGGCCGTACGCAAGATAAGAATATCGCCTATATTGCTACTTTTCTAGAGGAAATTGGTATCAGCCTCGCAGAAGTCCGCATTGTGCCGGATGAGTTTGATGAGATTATTCCTGCTGTAAATCGCCTAAGAGCTAAATATGACTATTTATTCACCACAGGCGGAATCGGCCCTACTCACGACGATATTACGGCTGAGGCCATCGCCAAAGCCTTTCAAGTGTCTTTGGATCAAAATGAAGCCGCCTATGCCATTCTTTCAGAACACTATGGGGAAGACGCCTTCACCGATGCCAGAAAGCGAATGACACGCATTCCACACGGTGGCTTGCTTATAAAAAACCCCGTTTCTCTCGCCCCAGGCTTTCAGATGGATAATGTTTTCACCCTTGCTGGTGTGCCAAAAATCATGCAGTCCATGCTTGAAGATGTCAGACACCGTTTGAAGGGCGGCAGGAAAATTATGACAAAGGATTTGACCCTAAAAATTGGCGAAAGCTCTTTATTTGAGTGTCTAACAGACCTCAATAACAGGTTCGAGTCCGTCTCTATTGGCAGTTATCCTTTTTACGGCGAAGGGCGTTTTGCTGTTCAGGTCGTCATGCGCTCAACAATAGACTCTGATTTAGAGAAATGCTTTATTACCCTGATGAACTATGTGACAGAACACTCAATTCCAGTGCTTGAGCAGAATTAA
- a CDS encoding tetratricopeptide repeat protein: MNIIKFILITFFLNSSISIQASDRHKKLITQANRGDAAAQFKLGKIYGNRRGDYRTAIKWYLRAANQGEPEALYNLGNMHRKGYGVLQDYKKAHVFYNLSRYFGWKFNPQTLTDLEEKMTPKNIEEAQKMAHKWLRDYQRKN; this comes from the coding sequence ATGAATATTATCAAATTTATTTTAATCACATTTTTTTTGAATTCTTCAATATCAATTCAAGCGAGCGATAGGCATAAAAAACTAATCACCCAGGCAAACCGAGGAGATGCAGCAGCTCAATTTAAATTAGGAAAGATTTACGGCAATCGTCGAGGAGACTATAGAACTGCGATTAAATGGTATTTGAGGGCTGCTAATCAGGGAGAACCTGAGGCTTTATACAATTTAGGAAATATGCATAGAAAGGGTTACGGCGTCCTTCAGGACTATAAAAAAGCGCATGTATTCTACAATCTTTCAAGGTACTTTGGTTGGAAATTTAACCCACAGACTCTTACAGATTTAGAAGAAAAAATGACTCCAAAAAATATTGAGGAGGCTCAAAAAATGGCCCATAAGTGGCTAAGGGATTATCAAAGAAAGAATTAG